In Massilia violaceinigra, one DNA window encodes the following:
- a CDS encoding sulfonate ABC transporter substrate-binding protein, which translates to MTSHLDKRSARRRTLGMMFAAAVAGALPGAAMAQGAKVVRIGYQKYGTLTLLKGRGTLEKRLAAKGVTVKWTEFPAGPVLLEGLNVGSIDFGTVGEAPPIFAQAAGANLVYVGNEPPSPSSEAIVVPKGSAIRTVADLKGKKIALNKGSNVHYLLVRALEKAGIDYKDVQTVFLPPADARASFERGAVDAWVIWDPFLAAAEKQLGARVLADGKGLVSNHQFYLAARPYAEAQPEIIRIVIEELAKVDEWGRRNIKEVTAILAAQTGLESSIVELAAQRYSYGVKAVTPEVIGEQQKIADVFASLKLIPKPIVVKDAQLAFKL; encoded by the coding sequence ATGACTTCGCATCTGGACAAACGCAGCGCGCGCCGCCGCACCCTGGGAATGATGTTCGCCGCCGCCGTTGCGGGCGCCTTGCCCGGTGCGGCCATGGCGCAGGGCGCCAAGGTGGTGCGCATCGGTTATCAGAAATACGGCACGCTGACGCTCCTTAAAGGGCGCGGCACACTCGAAAAACGGCTGGCGGCCAAGGGCGTGACGGTCAAGTGGACCGAATTTCCGGCCGGCCCGGTGCTGCTGGAAGGGCTCAATGTCGGCAGCATCGACTTCGGCACCGTGGGCGAGGCGCCGCCGATCTTTGCGCAGGCTGCCGGGGCCAATCTGGTCTACGTGGGCAACGAGCCGCCGTCCCCAAGCTCCGAAGCGATCGTCGTGCCCAAGGGATCGGCGATCCGCACGGTGGCCGATTTGAAGGGCAAGAAGATCGCCCTCAACAAAGGCTCGAACGTGCACTACCTGCTGGTGCGGGCACTGGAAAAGGCCGGCATCGATTACAAGGACGTGCAGACCGTGTTCCTGCCGCCGGCCGATGCGCGCGCCTCGTTCGAGCGCGGCGCCGTCGATGCGTGGGTGATCTGGGACCCGTTCCTGGCCGCGGCCGAAAAGCAGCTCGGCGCACGCGTGCTGGCCGATGGCAAGGGCCTGGTGTCGAACCACCAGTTCTATCTGGCGGCGCGTCCGTATGCCGAGGCGCAGCCGGAGATTATCCGCATCGTCATCGAGGAACTGGCCAAGGTCGATGAGTGGGGGCGCCGGAACATCAAGGAAGTCACCGCCATCCTGGCGGCGCAGACGGGGCTCGAAAGCAGCATCGTGGAACTGGCGGCGCAGCGCTATTCGTATGGCGTCAAGGCAGTGACGCCGGAAGTCATTGGCGAGCAGCAGAAGATCGCCGATGTCTTCGCCAGTCTCAAACTGATTCCGAAACCGATTGTCGTCAAGGACGCGCAGCTGGCGTTCAAGCTTTAA
- the ssuC gene encoding aliphatic sulfonate ABC transporter permease SsuC, with the protein MAGAGVPRPSALAPWALPVGLILAWQIAAQAGWLSSRILPEPWAVAKAFWTLAVSGELWQHLRTSLWRAVNGFAIGAGLGLLLGLLNGSVRRAETLLDTTLQMIRNIPALALIPLVILWFGIDETAKVFLLAIGVFFPVYLNTFHGIRSADQGLIEMARSYGLSGWPLYRDVILPAALPSILVGVRFSLGLVWVLLIVAETISAQAGIGYMTMNAREFLQTDVVLVGILLYALLGKAADLLSRGMEKHFLRWNPAYR; encoded by the coding sequence ATGGCCGGCGCTGGCGTGCCTCGGCCATCGGCACTGGCACCATGGGCGTTGCCGGTTGGCCTGATCCTGGCCTGGCAGATTGCGGCGCAGGCGGGCTGGCTGTCGAGCCGCATCCTGCCGGAGCCGTGGGCCGTGGCAAAGGCGTTCTGGACCCTGGCCGTGTCGGGCGAGCTGTGGCAGCACTTGCGCACCAGCCTGTGGCGCGCGGTGAACGGCTTTGCCATCGGCGCCGGGCTGGGTTTGCTGTTGGGGTTGCTGAACGGCAGCGTCAGGCGCGCGGAAACCTTGCTCGACACCACCTTGCAAATGATCCGCAACATTCCGGCGCTGGCCCTGATTCCGCTGGTGATCCTGTGGTTTGGCATCGACGAAACCGCAAAGGTGTTCCTGCTGGCGATCGGCGTGTTTTTTCCGGTATATCTGAATACGTTTCACGGCATCCGCTCGGCCGACCAGGGGCTGATCGAGATGGCGCGCAGTTATGGCTTGTCCGGCTGGCCGCTGTACCGCGATGTGATCCTGCCGGCGGCGCTGCCGTCGATCCTGGTGGGTGTGCGTTTTTCGCTGGGGCTGGTATGGGTGCTGCTGATCGTGGCCGAAACCATTTCCGCCCAGGCCGGCATCGGCTACATGACCATGAATGCGCGGGAGTTCCTGCAAACCGATGTCGTGCTGGTTGGCATTTTGCTGTATGCCCTGCTGGGCAAGGCCGCCGATCTGTTGTCGCGCGGGATGGAAAAGCACTTCTTGCGCTGGAATCCGGCGTACCGCTAA
- the ssuD gene encoding FMNH2-dependent alkanesulfonate monooxygenase — MSLNVFWFIPTHSDSRYLGTSKGARSVDADYLRQVAVAADTLGYDGVLLPTGRSCEDAWVVASSLMAVTQKLKFLVAIRPGLSTPGLAVRMASTFDRLSNGRLLINVVTGGDQGELEADGLFADHSKRYEISDEFFRIWRATMAGEGGAAGYDFEGKHLQVKGAKTLYPPVQKPYPPLYFGGSSEPAHELAAEQMDVYLTWGEPPAAVAEKLADIRARAAKHGRTLRFGIRLHVIVRETNEAAWRAADELISHLDDEIIAKAQAAFAKMDSVGQRRMAALHGGRRDQLEVSPNLWAGVGLVRGGAGTALVGDAETVAARMQEYADLGIETFILSGYPHLEESYRFAELVFPLLGKGKQAGEQSITGPFGEMMASDILPKKAA; from the coding sequence ATGTCGTTGAATGTGTTCTGGTTTATCCCCACCCATAGCGATAGCCGCTATCTTGGTACCAGCAAGGGTGCGCGCAGTGTCGATGCCGACTATCTGCGCCAGGTCGCCGTTGCAGCCGATACCCTCGGCTACGACGGTGTCCTTCTGCCAACCGGGCGTTCCTGCGAGGACGCCTGGGTGGTGGCCTCGTCGCTCATGGCCGTCACGCAGAAGCTCAAGTTCCTGGTGGCGATCCGTCCCGGCCTGTCGACGCCAGGGCTGGCGGTGCGCATGGCGTCCACGTTCGACCGCCTGTCGAACGGGCGCCTTTTGATCAATGTGGTGACGGGAGGCGACCAGGGCGAGCTGGAAGCGGATGGCTTGTTTGCGGATCACAGCAAACGTTACGAAATTTCGGATGAATTCTTCCGCATCTGGCGCGCCACCATGGCGGGCGAGGGCGGCGCGGCGGGTTACGACTTCGAGGGCAAGCACTTGCAGGTCAAGGGCGCTAAGACCTTGTATCCGCCGGTGCAAAAACCGTATCCGCCGCTGTACTTCGGCGGCTCGTCCGAGCCGGCGCACGAACTGGCGGCCGAGCAGATGGACGTGTACCTGACCTGGGGCGAGCCGCCGGCCGCGGTGGCCGAGAAGCTGGCCGATATCCGCGCGCGCGCCGCCAAACACGGACGCACATTGCGCTTCGGGATTCGCCTGCACGTGATCGTGCGCGAAACGAATGAGGCGGCGTGGCGCGCGGCCGACGAATTAATCAGCCATTTGGATGACGAGATTATCGCCAAGGCGCAGGCGGCCTTCGCCAAGATGGATTCGGTGGGCCAGCGCCGCATGGCAGCCCTGCACGGCGGCCGGCGCGACCAGCTCGAAGTGTCGCCCAACCTGTGGGCCGGCGTGGGCCTGGTGCGCGGCGGCGCCGGCACCGCGCTGGTGGGCGACGCCGAAACGGTGGCCGCGCGCATGCAGGAATATGCGGACCTGGGCATCGAGACCTTCATCCTGTCCGGCTATCCGCACCTGGAAGAATCGTACCGCTTCGCCGAACTGGTGTTTCCGCTGCTGGGCAAGGGCAAGCAAGCCGGCGAGCAGTCGATCACCGGGCCGTTCGGCGAGATGATGGCCAGCGATATCTTGCCGAAGAAGGCGGCCTGA